The following proteins come from a genomic window of Micromonas commoda chromosome 2, complete sequence:
- a CDS encoding predicted protein produces MPWMGGTEAMKEDAAKLNDFEQRAAAMGGASGDVAQLLEEMRNHTKALERQRKHEDPRLSFTTPEYKEFSRKFTENFKKNFGKPIEWGMVRRYPWSTPQLVKLDVPIDPDGNPWPRDKDGKLIEKEDPTLHQTVNVKD; encoded by the exons ATGCCGTGGATGGGAGGCACAGAAGCCATGAAG gaggacgccgcgaagctgAACGATttcgagcagcgcgccgcggcgatgggcggcgcaagcggggacgtcgcccagctcctcgaggagatGCGCAATCACACGAAGGccctcgagcgccagcgcAAGCACGAGGACCCGCGCCTTTCCTTTACCACCCCCGAGTACAAAGAGTTCAGCAGGAAGTTCACTGAAAACTTCAAGAAGAACTTCGGGAAGCCCATCGAGTGGGGAATGGTGCGACGATACCCGTGGTCCACCCCGCAGCTCGTCAAGCTCGACGTGCCCATCGACCCCGACGGTAACCCGTGGCCGCGGGACAAGGACGGCAAGCTCATCGAGAAGGAGGACCCGACCCTGCACCAGACCGTCAACGTCAAGGACTAG
- a CDS encoding predicted protein yields MALPPRTRARPGNGRADSDGGERKPRSVKFACTMEKSAPHRVLAARGWREVDDDSWDVMWADTAWVHDNVTYNVTTQPQRLRENQRVNHFPNHVELTRKDLLAKNVKRAKRQAEKDGSDPSEFDFIPKTYALPGEGQMLLRDFREKGGTWIMKPIGRAQGTGIFLVNKAKQIEDWLKKRGTDVAENKLSDDYVCQRYVDNPYLVDDRKFDMRIYVLCLSYQPLKVYLYREGFARFANTPYSTAKSDLKNQYIHLTNHAIQKRDVDYDPEVDDLKMPIRDLYAHILSKHGQEAADKCFAGIHSVIINALRSVQQVMINDRHCYELYGYDVMIDENLRPWLIEVNASPSMSSDSQTDADLKAALLDDTFTALDAEEMFEGRTPPRVGGFDLVCDENALTRTAEWGGLPTLLGADNSDRLEALERLRRCSWWRRGCPR; encoded by the exons ATGGCGCTGCcgccccgaacgcgcgcgcgtcccggcaacgggcgcgccgactccgacggcggcgagcgcaagCCGCGGAGCGTCAAGTTCGCGTGCACCATGGAGAAGAGCGCCCCGCACagggtgctcgccgcgcggggatggcgggaggttgacgacgacTCGTGGGACGTCATGTGGGCGGACACCGCCTGGGTACACGACAACGTCACGTACAACGTCACGACCCAGCCGCAGCGGCTGAGGGAGAATCAGCGCGTGAACCACTTCCCGAACCACGTCGAGCTCACCCGCAAGGACCTGCTCGCCAAGAACGTCAAGCGCGCCAAGCGgcaggcggagaaggacggAAGCGACCCGAGCGAGTTTGATTTCATCCCAAAGACGTACGCGCTCCCGGGGGAGGGGCAGATGCTGCTGAGGGATTTCCGGGAAAAGGGAGGGACGTGGATCATGAAACCCATCGGCAGGGCGCAGGGCACCGGCATCTTCCTCGTGAACAAGGCGAAGCAGATCGAGGACTGGCTCAAGAAGCGCGGgaccgacgtcgcggagaacAAGCTCTCCGACGACTACGTGTGCCAGCGCTACGTCGACAACCCTTACCTCGTGGACGATCGCAAGTTCGACATGCGGATATACGTGCTCTGCCTCAGCTACCAGCCGCTCAAGGTGTACCTGTACCGCGAGGGATTCGCGCGGTTCGCCAACACCCCGTACAGCACCGCCAAGAGCGACCTCAAGAATCAGTACATCCACCTCACCAACCACGCGATTCAgaagcgcgacgtcgactaCGACCCGGAGGTGGACGACCTCAAGATGCCCATACGGGACCTGTACGCGCATATTTTATCCAAACACGGtcaggaggcggcggacaaGTGCTTCGCGGGCATCCACTCCGTCATAATAAACGCGCTGAGGAGCGTGCAGCAGGTGATGATCAACGACAGGCACTGCTACGAGCTCTACGGGTACGACGTCATGATCGACGAGAACCTTCGACCGTGGCTCATCGAGGTGAACGCGTCCCCGTCCATGAGCAGCGACTCGCagacggacgcggacctGAAGGCGGCGCTATTGGACGACACGTTCACGGccctggacgcggaggagatgttcgaggggaggacgccgccgagggtgggCGGGTTCGACCTGGTGTGCGACGAAAACGCGCTGACGAGAACCGCCGAGTGGGGGGGTCTGCCCACGCTGCTCGGAGCGGACAACAGCGACAGGCTCGAAGCGCTGGAGAGGCTGCGGCGGTG ctcgtggTGGCGACGGGGATGCCCCCGATAG